From a region of the uncultured Draconibacterium sp. genome:
- a CDS encoding DUF5686 and carboxypeptidase regulatory-like domain-containing protein — MYTQKINQSTGRKLSVCLILLLLTTHFFASGQVLSGRILDEQKQPVPYATIYISETRQGTTSNTNGDFSFNLPTGTFHLTVRSMGYENQEQTISLQTDSLFLPITLLSQNFELAEIKVFPGDEDPAYFIMRKAIAKAPYYRAKIKHYGADLYIKANFAFSNIPNLIKKQEVEDGRKFKDYFKENVTYVMESQNRITYDYPDQYNQQVISKKSSITGFDEPPVMGLMTASFYDERPNEVVSPLSVLALKHYNFVYEGFITLADYDVFKIRVTPKRKSDELVEGYIYIVDRLWCIYNLDFSSSFEFFNYRIKQQFENLDNENWLPVSHNITGDFGMLGLRGNFYYGASVKYDSIVNNYSSIQYESSKISEQTNTEQPDREPGEKEEKLVDELNSLNTKEELNNADVKKVARLNRKILKEQYKDSTIVAPDYGSYRISENNDSLQTTIAWDTVRSIPLTQAEIESYRMADSLKLQEKVASNDSVSGNKNTKRVLGRLLAGAYDISKDSTIRVSYDGLLSPVNFDFNAVDGYKYRQEFRIRFLVDSTKRIYLTPQLGYAFNRKAFFGSLNTQLVNFIAKGNQIGLYAGKQSSDFKSGLLGITPAVNALSSWFFGENYMRFYESEFVHLNFSQRFKKYFRYYANLNFDHYYPLENNISFPLSDYKDFEPNLPGNLTADNPALAEQKSFSYGIGLNFRKSQQKPWLEESPFLFVNDFYEFNLTYKQGVPDIFDSGSEFSRVDFTVHQQANISPSTGIDWQINAGHYFSNDQMHFSQYKHFSTAEIPVMMRPFTHRFQLINNYALSTNSSYLNVMTEYRSEYLLLRYLSVFNKRTWSESLHLNYLTTPEYNNYWEVGYSLNNLFFAGNVGVFAGFSESDFESVQVKLSISAFD; from the coding sequence ATGTATACCCAAAAAATCAACCAATCAACCGGCAGAAAACTGTCAGTTTGTTTAATCTTACTATTGCTTACTACACACTTTTTTGCTAGTGGGCAGGTTCTTTCCGGACGCATTCTGGATGAACAAAAACAACCGGTGCCTTATGCTACCATTTATATTTCTGAAACGCGGCAAGGCACCACGTCGAACACTAACGGCGATTTTAGTTTTAATTTGCCAACCGGCACATTCCACCTAACAGTACGTTCAATGGGTTACGAAAATCAGGAGCAAACTATAAGTCTGCAAACCGACAGCCTGTTTTTGCCCATTACTTTGCTATCCCAGAATTTTGAGTTGGCTGAAATAAAGGTTTTTCCGGGAGATGAAGATCCGGCCTATTTTATTATGCGGAAAGCCATTGCCAAAGCACCTTATTACCGTGCGAAGATAAAACATTACGGTGCCGATCTGTATATTAAAGCCAATTTTGCATTTAGCAACATACCTAACCTGATTAAAAAGCAGGAAGTGGAAGACGGTCGGAAATTCAAAGATTACTTCAAAGAAAATGTAACCTATGTAATGGAGTCGCAAAACCGGATTACCTACGATTATCCTGATCAGTATAACCAGCAGGTGATAAGCAAAAAAAGCTCGATAACGGGTTTTGATGAGCCGCCGGTAATGGGCCTGATGACAGCCAGTTTTTACGACGAACGCCCCAACGAAGTTGTTTCACCTCTCTCGGTACTGGCACTAAAACATTATAATTTTGTTTACGAAGGATTTATTACGCTTGCCGATTATGACGTGTTTAAAATACGCGTTACGCCAAAACGGAAAAGCGACGAGCTGGTTGAAGGTTATATTTATATTGTCGACCGGCTTTGGTGCATATACAACCTCGATTTTAGCTCCAGTTTCGAGTTTTTTAATTACCGTATAAAACAACAATTCGAAAACCTGGACAACGAAAACTGGCTGCCGGTTTCGCACAATATTACAGGCGATTTCGGTATGCTGGGCTTGCGAGGCAACTTTTATTATGGAGCATCGGTTAAATACGATTCCATTGTAAATAATTACTCCAGCATACAGTACGAAAGCAGCAAAATTTCCGAACAAACCAATACTGAACAGCCTGATCGGGAACCCGGTGAAAAAGAAGAAAAACTGGTTGACGAACTAAATTCGCTGAATACCAAAGAGGAATTGAACAATGCGGATGTAAAAAAAGTGGCCCGTCTGAACCGTAAGATATTAAAAGAGCAATACAAAGACTCGACTATTGTTGCGCCGGATTACGGCAGTTACCGAATTTCGGAAAATAACGACTCGCTGCAAACAACTATTGCCTGGGATACGGTAAGAAGCATACCGTTAACGCAGGCGGAGATTGAAAGTTACCGGATGGCCGATTCGTTAAAACTACAGGAAAAAGTAGCTTCAAACGATTCTGTTTCAGGTAATAAAAATACCAAACGGGTTTTAGGCCGGCTTTTAGCCGGAGCTTACGATATTTCGAAAGATTCTACCATTCGCGTGAGTTACGATGGTTTGCTGTCGCCTGTGAATTTTGATTTTAACGCTGTTGACGGGTATAAATACCGTCAGGAATTTCGTATTCGTTTTTTGGTCGATTCCACAAAACGAATTTACCTTACTCCGCAATTGGGCTATGCTTTTAACCGCAAAGCATTCTTTGGTAGCCTGAACACGCAGCTTGTAAATTTCATTGCAAAAGGAAACCAGATAGGCCTGTACGCCGGAAAACAAAGCAGCGATTTTAAAAGTGGTCTTCTGGGAATCACCCCGGCTGTAAATGCTTTAAGTTCGTGGTTTTTTGGCGAAAACTACATGCGGTTTTACGAGAGTGAATTTGTACATCTGAATTTCTCGCAGCGTTTTAAAAAATATTTCAGGTATTATGCCAACCTCAACTTTGATCATTATTACCCACTTGAAAACAACATTTCGTTTCCGCTCTCGGATTATAAAGATTTTGAGCCCAATTTACCCGGAAACCTTACAGCAGATAATCCGGCCCTTGCCGAGCAAAAAAGCTTTAGTTATGGTATAGGTTTAAATTTCCGCAAATCGCAACAAAAACCGTGGCTCGAAGAATCGCCGTTTTTGTTTGTAAATGACTTTTATGAATTTAACCTGACCTACAAACAAGGTGTGCCCGATATTTTTGATTCCGGTTCAGAATTTAGCCGGGTTGATTTCACAGTGCATCAGCAAGCCAATATTTCGCCAAGTACAGGTATTGACTGGCAAATAAATGCCGGCCACTATTTTTCGAATGATCAAATGCACTTTTCGCAATACAAACACTTTAGCACAGCCGAAATTCCGGTAATGATGCGCCCTTTTACGCATCGTTTTCAGCTGATAAACAACTATGCTTTAAGCACTAACAGCAGTTACCTGAATGTAATGACTGAGTACCGGTCGGAATATCTGCTTCTGCGGTACCTATCGGTTTTCAATAAAAGGACATGGAGCGAAAGCCTTCATTTAAATTACCTTACTACGCCAGAATACAATAATTACTGGGAAGTTGGTTACAGTTTAAACAACCTGTTTTTTGCAGGTAATGTAGGAGTTTTTGCAGGTTTTAGCGAAAGTGATTTTGAAAGTGTTCAGGTTAAACTCAGCATTTCTGCTTTTGATTAA
- a CDS encoding HDIG domain-containing metalloprotein, translating into MITRVEALEMLKSNVQAENMLKHSLASEAVMRAIAKHLGKNEEEWGIAGLLHDIDVEITNADPNTHGPYAEKLLKGKVTDEMLDAIVMHNEVATGKERSTEFQHALAAGETITGLITATTLVYPDKKLASVKTKSVTKRMKQKAFAASVKRENILECEKIGISLPEFADLAVNAMCSISDELGL; encoded by the coding sequence ATGATCACAAGAGTAGAAGCGCTTGAAATGCTAAAATCGAATGTGCAGGCAGAAAACATGTTAAAACACAGCCTGGCATCGGAAGCAGTAATGCGTGCAATAGCGAAGCACTTAGGTAAAAACGAGGAAGAATGGGGCATCGCAGGCTTATTGCATGATATTGATGTGGAAATTACAAATGCCGATCCTAATACACACGGGCCATACGCTGAAAAGTTGTTAAAAGGAAAAGTTACCGATGAAATGCTTGATGCTATTGTAATGCACAACGAAGTAGCTACGGGCAAAGAGCGCAGCACCGAATTTCAACACGCACTTGCTGCCGGTGAAACCATTACCGGTTTAATAACTGCTACCACGTTGGTTTATCCGGATAAAAAACTGGCGAGTGTAAAAACAAAATCAGTAACAAAACGAATGAAACAAAAGGCTTTTGCGGCATCGGTAAAGCGTGAAAATATTTTGGAGTGTGAAAAAATTGGAATTTCGCTACCTGAGTTTGCCGATCTGGCGGTTAACGCAATGTGTTCGATCAGTGATGAGTTGGGATTATAG
- a CDS encoding CYTH domain-containing protein: protein MIEIERKFLVDTNLWCPKDSGNPIVQGYLSTDKERVVRVRIKGNTAWLTIKGKTQGISRIEMEYEIPLDEAEILMKLCRDFPVRKKRYVEEINGMIWEIDVFEDQNTGLVLAEVELSDENEKIELPNWVTQEVSTDYRYFNAWLSEHPYVTW from the coding sequence ATGATTGAAATTGAGCGAAAATTTCTTGTTGATACCAATTTATGGTGCCCAAAGGATTCGGGAAACCCGATTGTGCAGGGGTATCTGTCAACCGACAAAGAACGGGTGGTGCGGGTGCGTATTAAAGGAAACACCGCATGGTTGACCATAAAAGGCAAAACACAGGGAATTTCGCGTATTGAAATGGAATATGAAATCCCGTTAGATGAAGCAGAAATTTTAATGAAGCTGTGTCGCGATTTTCCTGTACGGAAAAAACGCTATGTGGAGGAAATAAATGGAATGATTTGGGAAATTGATGTATTTGAAGACCAAAATACCGGTCTTGTTCTGGCCGAGGTTGAACTTAGTGATGAGAATGAAAAAATTGAACTGCCCAATTGGGTAACTCAAGAGGTGAGCACTGATTATCGTTATTTTAATGCATGGTTGTCGGAGCATCCTTATGTAACGTGGTAG
- a CDS encoding DUF3078 domain-containing protein: MFSGKGKFFLFILIFTSLSKLLFAQNSLVEEELLRHNIQVLRSYFIENNNWHVVKKEVGTDVDALLHFIEDESLDQIIKNLNDTLRVNGNYVMRLPENVEDSLSVPGFVPYADQQMKIRTIESEYKASVKPEDITVPPVIIREAENEVRQVPEGQGLSLFTDSVYTFPEKLYIPEVIPDSILNSPDMFNELIRRDSLRRDYIEEKRVFYNDSVKADYISRIVSVYRAEKYNENLQYRIKRYKDEVKLNNYYVLKAYNDEVVAQVNDSIKVVLTTLMNYADHIDTTRLSVINLYGEKEDLLLQNGAERYLRIWLKNEQNDSLAVMVKNTDKRTVQMLIDDGVTFSRFKEKQTKDFDFESLKPNNNKFKGVGKSYELETPWNIGGDGSIGITQTYLDNWKKGGKSSLAMLMVLKGFANYSRKDGKVKWENSAEFRNGWIRPGGDESELQKNDDKFEITSRYGLSAFKKWYYSAELNFNTQMFRGYKYPKANNPDVLSAFLSPSTTYLKIGLDYKPNKKLSLFLSPLTMKNVYVHDTTLVDQTNFSIDKGRKAFWEPGLNADLSYKTQITDDISYETKYKMFINYKDPFTKFDLNWENNFKMQLNSYIDMRLMFHFIYDDDVKFPVYDAEGNKSGEEAKLQIKEFFTIGFSYKINKKVMRTHRIR, encoded by the coding sequence ATGTTCTCAGGGAAAGGGAAGTTTTTTTTATTTATTCTAATATTTACCAGCTTATCAAAACTTTTATTCGCGCAAAACTCTTTAGTTGAAGAGGAACTTTTGCGCCATAACATACAGGTTTTAAGAAGCTATTTTATTGAAAATAACAACTGGCATGTTGTTAAAAAAGAAGTAGGTACCGATGTTGATGCACTACTGCATTTTATCGAAGATGAGTCGCTGGATCAAATCATTAAAAATCTGAACGACACACTGCGCGTAAACGGGAATTATGTAATGCGTTTGCCCGAAAATGTTGAGGACAGTCTTAGTGTTCCGGGTTTTGTGCCTTATGCCGATCAGCAAATGAAAATTCGGACTATTGAATCGGAATACAAAGCAAGCGTAAAACCTGAAGATATTACGGTACCACCAGTAATAATTCGCGAAGCCGAAAACGAAGTACGACAGGTACCGGAAGGTCAGGGATTGAGTCTTTTTACTGATTCTGTTTATACTTTTCCCGAAAAGCTCTATATCCCGGAAGTGATTCCTGACTCGATTTTAAATTCGCCCGACATGTTTAATGAGCTTATCCGTCGCGATAGTCTCCGAAGGGATTACATCGAAGAAAAACGAGTATTTTATAACGACTCGGTTAAAGCCGACTACATAAGCAGGATTGTTAGTGTTTACCGTGCCGAGAAATACAATGAAAATCTGCAATACCGAATAAAGCGCTATAAAGACGAGGTTAAACTCAATAACTATTACGTGTTAAAAGCCTATAACGACGAAGTTGTGGCACAGGTAAACGATTCGATAAAAGTGGTATTAACTACGTTGATGAATTATGCCGATCATATTGATACCACACGCTTGTCGGTAATTAACTTGTATGGCGAAAAGGAGGATTTATTATTGCAGAACGGTGCCGAACGTTATTTGCGCATTTGGTTAAAAAACGAGCAGAATGATTCGCTGGCCGTGATGGTGAAAAATACCGACAAACGTACTGTGCAGATGTTAATAGACGACGGGGTAACTTTTTCGCGCTTTAAAGAAAAACAAACCAAAGATTTTGATTTTGAAAGCCTGAAGCCCAACAACAATAAATTTAAGGGCGTGGGGAAAAGTTATGAGCTTGAAACCCCATGGAATATTGGTGGTGACGGAAGTATCGGGATTACCCAAACTTATCTTGATAACTGGAAAAAAGGGGGTAAAAGCTCACTGGCTATGTTAATGGTGTTAAAGGGATTTGCAAATTATTCGCGCAAAGACGGCAAGGTAAAATGGGAAAACTCGGCGGAATTCCGAAACGGTTGGATCAGACCCGGTGGCGACGAATCAGAGTTGCAAAAGAATGATGATAAGTTTGAAATTACATCGCGATACGGATTAAGTGCCTTTAAAAAATGGTACTACAGTGCCGAGCTTAATTTTAATACGCAAATGTTTAGAGGGTACAAATATCCAAAGGCTAACAACCCGGATGTGCTTTCCGCATTTCTGTCACCATCTACAACTTATTTGAAAATTGGTCTAGACTACAAACCAAATAAAAAATTGTCACTGTTTTTGTCGCCGTTAACCATGAAAAATGTTTACGTACACGATACCACATTGGTTGATCAGACAAACTTTAGTATCGACAAGGGACGAAAAGCATTTTGGGAACCCGGTTTAAATGCCGACCTAAGCTACAAAACACAAATAACCGACGACATTTCGTATGAGACGAAATACAAAATGTTTATTAATTATAAAGATCCATTCACGAAGTTCGACTTAAACTGGGAAAATAACTTTAAAATGCAGTTAAACTCGTACATCGATATGCGTTTAATGTTCCATTTTATTTACGATGACGATGTTAAGTTCCCTGTTTACGATGCTGAAGGCAACAAAAGTGGTGAGGAAGCCAAACTACAAATTAAAGAGTTTTTTACTATTGGATTCTCGTATAAAATAAACAAGAAAGTAATGCGTACGCACCGAATTCGCTAA
- a CDS encoding SRPBCC domain-containing protein, whose product MKDLKRYYTLNADPKDVYNALTNENMLEIWTGETAVMVLEPNTEFSLWGGSISGVNVEFEQDKKIVQKWFFGEEVENSLVTIKLHPHKKGTSVELRHTNIPDDAFDNISEGWDEDYFGALNELFI is encoded by the coding sequence ATGAAAGATTTAAAACGCTACTATACCTTAAACGCCGATCCGAAAGACGTTTACAATGCTTTAACCAACGAAAATATGCTTGAAATATGGACGGGTGAAACAGCCGTTATGGTGCTGGAGCCAAACACCGAATTTTCGCTGTGGGGTGGAAGTATTTCGGGTGTGAATGTGGAATTTGAGCAAGATAAGAAGATTGTTCAAAAGTGGTTTTTTGGTGAAGAAGTAGAAAATTCGTTGGTGACAATAAAATTACATCCACATAAAAAAGGTACAAGCGTTGAATTACGTCACACGAATATTCCCGACGATGCTTTTGACAACATCTCAGAAGGCTGGGATGAAGACTATTTTGGAGCACTTAACGAACTGTTTATATAG